Proteins found in one Candidatus Tisiphia endosymbiont of Beris chalybata genomic segment:
- a CDS encoding ferritin-like domain-containing protein codes for MTTFVGQQTDFAKALKELVELEYEALEAYEAAINRIESANYKQGLVNAKAEHKSQVSALTQLLTSKGIEAPRGPSGTQLISIGKVAIANLFGDNAILKAIIQLEEDINTAYKRMTEHDQKFIEAEKTLTTGLANENRHITWLKTITE; via the coding sequence ATGACTACTTTTGTAGGACAGCAAACAGACTTTGCTAAAGCATTAAAGGAATTAGTAGAATTAGAATATGAAGCGCTAGAGGCGTACGAAGCGGCTATTAATCGAATTGAGAGTGCCAACTATAAACAAGGACTGGTTAATGCTAAAGCTGAGCATAAAAGCCAAGTCAGTGCCCTTACTCAACTGTTAACTAGTAAAGGTATAGAGGCGCCGCGTGGCCCAAGTGGTACTCAGCTAATCTCCATAGGAAAAGTAGCTATTGCAAATCTTTTTGGAGATAATGCTATACTCAAGGCTATTATACAGCTAGAAGAAGATATTAATACCGCCTATAAACGTATGACTGAACATGATCAAAAATTTATAGAAGCGGAAAAGACGTTGACTACAGGCCTAGCGAACGAAAATAGGCATATAACCTGGCTTAAGACTATCACAGAGTAA
- a CDS encoding penicillin-binding protein 1A, protein MLKKLYVGLKLLVIVGLIGISSVMALLYYYSQDLPDYSQLTNYYPNSVTRIYSQDGKLIEEYAFERRVFVPINSIPRLLIEAFIAAEDKNFYEHPGVDIISILRAAISNIFNIVRHRRVEGASTITQQVVKNFLLTSEVSIERKVKEAILSYRVSKVFTKDKILELYLNQTFFGKGAYGVAMAAQNYFNKSVEDLTIAEAAFIAGLPKAPSSFNPTKNYARVKERRDYVLMRMYEEGYIKQETVLEAIATPIILKQRDRNETVKADYYAELVREEVINRIGSKEEFYTGGLTIITSLNADYQKAADNALRQGIRDYDKKHGFRGRINSININNWHENLKQIVKPGGLLEYQLAVVLTLQDMQIEIGLEDGSKSKILLSDMKWAAANLKSAKTLLKAGDVIVVEKLSANYALRQIPLVNGGIIVMNPTTGQVLASSGGYDFTVSKFDRVTQALRQPGSLSKTFVYLAALENAVQPNTLFEDGPVEIDQGAGLPIWRPKNYKGDFLGLITMRSGLEKSRNLITVRVAQAIGLNKVAEIIKRLNINSEPKKVYSMVLGSLETTLEKMTTAYAMIANSGNKVTPHFVELIKDRNGKIIYRRDNRECRNCHISDQQLADPPNPIISAPNSKMIIDEASNYQITSFLTGAVERGTAASAKKLDKIIAGKSGTTNESMDTWFIGFTPKIIVGTYVGYDIPKTLGKTATGSSVALPIFINFMANVYANIPSLPFHVPDTIKLLRTDRKTGKVTALGDIVEAFKINDIPQIPHIDGQQDEDIFYNMPPEQDASQEIY, encoded by the coding sequence ATGCTCAAGAAATTATATGTAGGTCTAAAATTATTAGTAATAGTAGGATTAATAGGAATTAGTAGTGTAATGGCGTTACTCTATTACTACTCCCAAGACCTACCAGATTACTCACAACTTACTAATTATTATCCCAATTCTGTCACTAGAATTTATTCACAGGATGGGAAATTAATTGAAGAATACGCCTTCGAGCGTAGAGTTTTTGTTCCTATTAATAGTATTCCTCGCTTGCTAATAGAAGCTTTTATTGCAGCTGAAGATAAAAATTTCTATGAACATCCGGGGGTGGATATTATTAGTATTTTGAGAGCTGCGATATCTAATATCTTTAATATCGTTCGCCATCGTAGAGTAGAAGGGGCCTCAACTATTACCCAACAAGTAGTTAAGAATTTTTTATTAACTTCTGAGGTATCAATAGAGCGAAAAGTTAAAGAAGCAATATTATCTTACAGAGTTTCAAAAGTATTTACTAAGGATAAAATCTTGGAGCTTTACCTTAATCAAACATTTTTCGGTAAAGGAGCTTATGGAGTTGCTATGGCAGCCCAAAATTATTTTAATAAATCTGTCGAAGATTTAACTATTGCAGAAGCAGCGTTTATCGCTGGTTTACCCAAAGCGCCCTCAAGTTTTAATCCCACAAAAAATTATGCACGAGTAAAAGAGCGTAGAGATTACGTTCTTATGAGAATGTATGAGGAAGGTTATATCAAACAAGAAACAGTTCTAGAAGCAATAGCAACTCCTATTATTTTAAAACAACGTGATCGTAACGAAACAGTAAAAGCAGATTATTATGCGGAGCTGGTAAGAGAAGAAGTAATTAACAGAATAGGTAGTAAGGAAGAGTTTTATACTGGCGGTTTGACAATTATTACTTCCCTTAATGCAGATTATCAGAAAGCTGCGGATAATGCTCTGCGGCAAGGTATAAGAGATTATGATAAAAAGCATGGTTTTAGAGGTAGAATCAATTCTATCAATATAAATAACTGGCACGAAAACTTAAAGCAAATTGTGAAACCAGGAGGCTTACTTGAATATCAATTAGCTGTGGTGTTAACTCTTCAGGATATGCAAATTGAGATTGGGCTTGAAGATGGCAGTAAATCAAAAATACTTTTATCTGATATGAAATGGGCAGCAGCTAATCTGAAATCTGCAAAAACTTTATTAAAAGCTGGAGATGTGATAGTAGTTGAAAAGCTAAGCGCGAATTATGCCTTACGACAAATCCCTCTAGTTAATGGGGGCATTATAGTAATGAATCCTACTACTGGTCAAGTACTAGCTAGTAGTGGAGGATATGATTTTACCGTTAGCAAATTTGATCGTGTTACTCAAGCGCTAAGGCAGCCAGGTTCGCTTAGTAAAACTTTTGTATATTTAGCTGCTTTGGAAAATGCAGTGCAACCTAACACATTGTTTGAAGATGGGCCTGTAGAAATTGATCAAGGGGCAGGGCTGCCAATTTGGCGTCCAAAAAATTACAAAGGTGATTTTTTAGGATTAATCACTATGCGCAGCGGCCTTGAGAAATCACGCAATCTGATCACTGTTAGAGTGGCTCAAGCCATAGGCTTAAATAAAGTTGCTGAAATAATCAAAAGGTTGAATATTAATAGTGAGCCTAAAAAAGTATATTCTATGGTTTTAGGATCTCTTGAAACTACCTTAGAGAAAATGACTACGGCGTATGCAATGATTGCGAATTCAGGGAATAAAGTAACGCCGCATTTTGTAGAATTAATCAAGGACCGTAATGGCAAAATCATTTACCGTAGAGATAATCGTGAATGCAGAAATTGTCATATATCAGATCAACAACTTGCTGACCCCCCAAATCCCATTATCTCTGCTCCTAACTCTAAAATGATTATTGATGAAGCTAGCAATTACCAAATTACTTCCTTCTTAACAGGAGCAGTAGAAAGAGGGACCGCCGCGTCTGCCAAAAAGCTTGATAAGATTATAGCAGGAAAAAGCGGCACTACTAATGAAAGTATGGATACCTGGTTTATTGGCTTTACCCCTAAGATCATTGTTGGAACATATGTTGGCTATGATATTCCTAAAACTCTTGGCAAAACTGCTACTGGCTCAAGTGTTGCCTTACCTATATTCATTAATTTCATGGCAAATGTTTATGCTAATATTCCTTCTTTGCCCTTTCACGTGCCAGATACCATTAAATTGTTACGCACCGATCGAAAAACTGGCAAAGTGACAGCCCTTGGCGATATCGTCGAAGCATTTAAAATTAATGATATACCGCAAATACCGCATATAGATGGGCAGCAAGATGAAGATATATTTTATAATATGCCCCCTGAACAAGATGCTTCTCAGGAAATATATTAA
- a CDS encoding phosphatidate cytidylyltransferase — translation MITQKGKGILVQGKKHRQNILRVLSALVLGPIFIIAIMFSKLLFCFLMLLVTIGMLYEWCQMTKSSYCYQLLGFMIIPVPTISLIFIAINETQYWLLLLYFIIIWSVDTFAMVGGKNLKGPKLAPTISPNKTWSGLLIGILGSGLAAFLLSLFPGFNLSQPYLLQRQHLIIAAIFLALIAQLSDLFISYFKRKFAIKDSGTIIPGHGGVLDRFDSIILTAPILFVTSQIL, via the coding sequence ATAATTACTCAAAAAGGAAAAGGAATTTTGGTGCAAGGTAAAAAACACAGGCAGAACATACTGAGGGTTTTATCAGCATTAGTGCTTGGTCCAATCTTTATTATAGCTATTATGTTTAGTAAATTACTATTCTGTTTCCTGATGTTATTAGTCACTATAGGGATGTTATATGAATGGTGTCAGATGACAAAATCCTCTTACTGTTATCAGCTATTAGGGTTTATGATTATTCCAGTTCCTACTATATCTCTAATATTTATTGCTATTAATGAGACGCAATACTGGCTATTATTACTATATTTTATTATAATATGGTCAGTGGACACATTTGCTATGGTGGGAGGAAAAAACCTAAAAGGTCCTAAGCTTGCGCCCACAATCAGCCCTAACAAAACTTGGAGCGGTTTACTAATAGGGATTTTGGGCAGTGGGCTTGCGGCTTTTTTACTGAGCTTATTTCCAGGGTTTAATTTGTCTCAACCCTATTTGCTGCAAAGGCAGCACTTAATTATAGCAGCTATTTTTCTGGCACTAATAGCCCAGCTGAGCGATTTATTTATTTCATATTTTAAACGGAAATTTGCAATTAAAGATAGTGGTACTATAATACCAGGTCATGGCGGAGTCTTAGATCGGTTTGACAGCATAATTTTAACGGCCCCTATTTTATTTGTCACTAGTCAAATATTATGA
- the uppS gene encoding polyprenyl diphosphate synthase, which produces MTITSTVNHLAIIMDGNARWALSNGVPKSEGHRVGANNVKKLLPALIELHIPYVTLYTFSSENWHRSKTEIAFLLKLLRNYLKNEATSLHQNGIRIKIIGRLEQAGQLLQKQMLDSVELTKHNTKMTLCIAFSYGGRAEIIDACQKIINSGKTQISENEFKDYLYDNEMPDVDLLIRTSGELRISNFLLWQSAYAELHFISKYWPELTKEDLIEALDNYSKRKRNFGAR; this is translated from the coding sequence ATGACCATTACCAGCACAGTAAATCATTTAGCTATCATCATGGATGGTAATGCCAGATGGGCATTGAGTAACGGGGTGCCTAAATCTGAAGGCCACCGCGTTGGAGCAAATAATGTTAAAAAGTTATTACCAGCCCTTATAGAACTTCATATCCCTTATGTAACTCTATATACTTTTTCTTCGGAAAACTGGCATAGATCTAAAACAGAAATTGCATTTTTACTCAAATTACTACGTAATTACCTCAAAAACGAAGCAACTTCATTACATCAAAATGGGATCAGAATAAAAATCATAGGGAGGCTAGAACAGGCAGGACAACTATTACAAAAACAAATGCTCGACTCTGTCGAGCTAACAAAACATAACACCAAGATGACTCTTTGCATTGCTTTTAGTTATGGAGGACGAGCAGAAATTATTGATGCCTGTCAAAAAATTATTAATTCTGGCAAAACCCAAATTAGTGAAAATGAATTTAAAGATTATTTATATGATAATGAAATGCCGGATGTTGATTTATTAATTCGTACTAGCGGAGAACTTAGGATAAGTAATTTTTTATTATGGCAATCAGCTTATGCTGAACTACATTTTATCTCTAAGTACTGGCCAGAACTTACTAAGGAAGATCTGATAGAAGCATTAGATAATTACTCAAAAAGGAAAAGGAATTTTGGTGCAAGGTAA
- a CDS encoding HAMP domain-containing sensor histidine kinase produces the protein MLSIRKLIPQTLLARFVLIIIIPTLIGQILAVFLFYDRHWYNVSYYTSNIIANEIIALLEQNKNNFLEQTLLETNYLNLAYQFHKNSYLPTIQPKISEELEIFKSVIDGKINKRNIIKINDNKRIEVYFQLTNGLLEISFPTKLLINPTAYIFVLWLIFLTILLLSISLIFSKNQIKSILTLADAADQFGQEAKGSNNFKPSGAKEIRKAGVAFLKMKNRIEKQIEKRTRMLAMISHDLCTPLTRMKLQLALMPSTEATKELQEDIEIMQQMINSYLDFTTGKNGEEYQLINLLPWLQGVINKWPTTNITLLTTTQEIQVQLKVGNFERALANLINNAIKYSTKIEISAHAINASVIITIEDNGEGINDEEKLRVFKPFYRSDKSRSINNSGNVGLGLAITKEIITDHNGIILLQDSKNLGGLLVRISIPHLNSL, from the coding sequence ATGCTATCTATACGTAAACTTATTCCTCAAACTTTACTAGCTAGATTTGTATTAATCATTATTATTCCTACCTTAATAGGACAAATTCTGGCAGTATTTTTATTCTATGATAGGCATTGGTATAATGTGTCATACTATACCAGCAATATTATTGCCAATGAAATAATCGCCCTACTTGAACAAAATAAAAATAATTTTTTAGAACAAACTCTTCTAGAAACTAATTATCTAAATTTAGCATATCAATTTCATAAAAATTCCTACCTCCCTACAATACAACCTAAAATTAGCGAAGAATTAGAAATTTTTAAAAGTGTTATAGATGGCAAAATTAATAAACGAAATATTATTAAGATTAATGATAATAAAAGAATTGAAGTATATTTTCAATTAACTAACGGTTTGCTAGAAATATCATTTCCCACAAAATTATTGATCAACCCTACCGCTTATATTTTTGTTTTGTGGTTAATATTTTTAACAATATTGCTACTTTCTATTTCTTTAATTTTTTCTAAAAATCAGATTAAATCTATTTTAACTCTTGCCGACGCTGCGGATCAGTTTGGACAGGAAGCAAAGGGGAGCAATAATTTTAAGCCCTCAGGAGCAAAAGAAATAAGAAAAGCAGGAGTTGCTTTTCTTAAAATGAAAAATCGAATTGAAAAACAAATAGAAAAAAGAACTCGAATGCTAGCTATGATTTCTCATGATTTATGTACTCCTTTAACTAGGATGAAATTACAATTAGCTTTAATGCCCTCCACAGAAGCGACTAAAGAATTACAGGAAGACATAGAAATAATGCAACAAATGATAAACTCTTATTTAGACTTTACTACAGGGAAAAATGGCGAAGAATATCAGCTTATTAATTTATTACCTTGGTTACAAGGAGTAATAAATAAATGGCCTACTACCAATATTACTCTCTTAACCACAACACAAGAAATACAAGTGCAACTTAAAGTTGGTAATTTTGAACGAGCTCTAGCCAACTTAATAAATAATGCTATAAAATATTCTACCAAAATTGAAATTTCTGCCCATGCTATTAATGCAAGCGTAATCATAACCATTGAGGACAATGGAGAAGGTATCAACGACGAAGAAAAATTGCGGGTCTTTAAACCGTTTTATCGCTCAGATAAATCACGTTCAATCAACAACTCAGGAAACGTTGGTCTGGGTCTTGCTATTACTAAAGAAATAATTACAGACCATAATGGTATTATATTATTGCAAGATAGCAAGAATTTAGGGGGATTATTGGTGCGGATTTCAATACCTCACCTTAACTCACTATAG
- the miaB gene encoding tRNA (N6-isopentenyl adenosine(37)-C2)-methylthiotransferase MiaB, producing the protein MEKKLFVKTYGCQMNVYDSIKMQDLLEPFGYKPTDTMQHADMIILNTCHIREKAAEKMYSELGRIKQIKDERKSQAKQDLIITVAGCVGQAEGDEIFRRAPYVDIVVGPQSYYELPELIAKIARHEKQLIKLDFVEEAKFDKLPEQTGVKDSSALISVQEGCDKFCSFCVVPYTRGAEFSRNLEQIYRETVRAVTNGAKEVIFLGQNVNAYHGKTPEGIACSLADLIKYIATIPSLERIRYITSHPIDMTDDLIQLHGIEPKLMPFLHLPVQSGSDRILKAMNRKHNRDYYFDIIKRIRSVRSDMIFSSDFIVGFPSETDEDFADTLDLVKKVGYGQCYSFKYSPRPGTPAAVKEQIPEYIKSKRLAILQEELSKQQLQFNEHCVGATMPVLFDRKGKLDNQLVGKTAYMQSVHIINPTNNLFGQICEVKIIKASTSSLTGSLYSHLG; encoded by the coding sequence ATGGAAAAGAAACTGTTTGTCAAAACTTATGGATGTCAAATGAATGTGTATGACTCCATAAAAATGCAAGACTTACTGGAGCCTTTTGGTTATAAGCCAACTGATACGATGCAGCATGCTGATATGATTATTCTTAATACATGCCATATTAGAGAAAAAGCTGCAGAAAAAATGTATTCTGAACTTGGCCGTATTAAGCAAATTAAAGATGAAAGAAAATCTCAAGCTAAACAGGATTTAATAATAACGGTAGCTGGTTGTGTTGGACAAGCAGAAGGAGATGAGATTTTTCGCCGTGCTCCTTATGTAGATATAGTAGTGGGTCCTCAATCTTACTACGAATTACCGGAATTAATTGCGAAAATTGCTAGGCATGAAAAACAATTAATTAAACTTGATTTTGTTGAAGAAGCAAAATTTGATAAATTACCTGAACAAACTGGAGTCAAAGATAGTAGTGCACTAATCTCAGTCCAAGAAGGGTGTGATAAATTCTGTTCTTTTTGCGTAGTACCTTATACAAGGGGGGCAGAATTTTCCCGCAATTTAGAACAAATATATAGAGAAACTGTAAGGGCAGTAACAAATGGTGCAAAGGAAGTAATTTTTCTAGGGCAAAATGTTAATGCGTATCATGGAAAAACGCCTGAAGGTATCGCCTGTAGTCTAGCGGATTTAATCAAATATATAGCGACTATACCTAGCCTTGAACGTATTAGGTATATTACTTCACACCCAATTGATATGACAGACGACTTAATCCAATTGCATGGCATTGAACCAAAATTAATGCCATTTTTACACTTACCCGTACAGTCCGGTTCAGACAGAATTTTGAAAGCAATGAACCGTAAGCATAATAGAGATTATTATTTCGATATTATTAAACGTATCAGAAGCGTTAGATCTGATATGATTTTTTCGTCTGATTTTATTGTAGGCTTTCCTAGTGAAACAGATGAAGATTTTGCAGATACCTTAGATTTGGTAAAAAAAGTAGGATACGGTCAATGTTACTCTTTTAAGTATAGTCCAAGGCCTGGCACGCCAGCAGCTGTTAAAGAACAGATACCAGAATATATTAAATCTAAGCGCTTAGCGATTTTACAAGAGGAATTATCGAAACAACAATTACAATTTAATGAACATTGTGTAGGGGCTACCATGCCAGTATTATTTGACCGTAAGGGAAAATTGGATAATCAGTTAGTAGGTAAAACAGCTTACATGCAGTCAGTACATATAATTAATCCTACCAATAACTTATTTGGACAAATTTGTGAGGTAAAAATTATCAAAGCTAGTACAAGTAGCCTGACGGGAAGTCTATATAGTCACTTAGGTTAA
- a CDS encoding ATP-dependent DNA helicase RecG codes for MAMSDFNKFFLSPIKTYLNISDNIINALKRLEIITLRDLLFYRPTSYQIKIIAPNLSSLKNGLLIQVRVTIQEILKPTKKVQPLKILASNETGSILLIFFNRPANFIFQHLQIGNTLIVKGKAQVFAGLPQLIHPEFIFNDKANDPLEPIYSLTYGITNPQLHSYIKQAIIFLERFSDNIAKNSQDIHEYLNALIEELKILHYQQVAPNSSNLDQRYTECLRRLAEQELLANQLTLCYVRTQIQAKQGNSFAKAITLQHAILRNLEFELTNDQQMAIAEIEQDQLAAGEMMRLLQGDVGSGKTIVALLTMVNVIEAKFQAALMVPTDLLANQHYQFFIKALNGTGIRLALLTSRLATSERKPTLLDLQRGDIDILIGTHALFQEKVNFKNLGYIVIDEQHRFGVQQRLELINKASSPDVLVMTATPIPRSLTLTMFGDMAISKLMNKPKNRLPIITSIVPKVKLPLIITSLDKKLKAKEKIYWVCPLIEPAMAEGAETENNRELIDVNTRLAYIDNIYPNITAAIHGKMKNEQKDSIMQKFQQDDVHILVATTVIEVGINIPEATLIIIENAEQFGLAQLHQIRGRVGRSHLQSHCILLYDPKRLSKTAKSRFEIMRNSNDGFYIAEQDLLLRGSGEILGTKQSGEIRFFFADLTRDTDLLIQANKLASNTINSELTSLQIKLFTKTELQELN; via the coding sequence ATGGCTATGTCAGATTTTAACAAATTTTTTCTCTCTCCCATTAAAACTTATCTCAATATTAGTGATAATATAATTAATGCGCTTAAAAGATTAGAAATAATTACTTTAAGGGATTTATTATTTTATCGACCTACTTCTTATCAAATAAAAATAATTGCCCCTAATTTATCTTCTTTAAAAAATGGGTTATTAATCCAGGTTAGAGTAACTATTCAAGAAATTCTTAAACCTACTAAAAAAGTACAACCTTTAAAAATTTTAGCCTCTAATGAAACTGGTTCTATCCTATTAATATTTTTTAATAGACCAGCAAATTTTATTTTTCAACATTTGCAAATAGGAAATACCTTGATTGTTAAGGGGAAAGCACAAGTGTTCGCAGGATTGCCTCAATTAATTCACCCAGAATTTATTTTTAACGACAAGGCTAATGATCCACTAGAACCAATTTACTCTTTAACTTATGGCATTACAAATCCCCAGCTTCATTCATATATTAAACAAGCTATAATTTTCCTAGAAAGGTTTTCTGATAATATAGCCAAAAATTCACAGGATATTCATGAGTATCTCAACGCCTTAATAGAAGAGCTAAAAATCCTACATTACCAGCAAGTCGCTCCTAATTCCAGTAATTTAGATCAAAGATATACCGAGTGCCTCAGGCGACTTGCGGAGCAAGAACTTTTAGCCAATCAATTAACTTTATGTTATGTTCGCACCCAAATTCAAGCAAAGCAGGGTAACTCATTTGCCAAGGCTATTACCTTACAACATGCTATACTTAGAAACTTAGAATTTGAACTCACAAACGACCAACAAATGGCAATTGCAGAAATTGAACAAGACCAATTAGCGGCTGGCGAAATGATGCGTTTGCTACAAGGAGACGTGGGCTCTGGTAAAACTATAGTAGCGTTGTTGACAATGGTCAATGTGATAGAAGCTAAATTTCAAGCAGCGTTAATGGTACCTACAGATCTATTAGCTAATCAGCATTATCAATTCTTTATTAAAGCACTCAATGGTACAGGAATAAGGCTAGCACTCCTGACAAGCAGGTTAGCAACGAGCGAAAGGAAACCAACACTCTTAGATTTACAACGTGGGGATATTGATATATTAATCGGCACCCATGCCTTATTTCAAGAAAAGGTGAATTTTAAAAATTTGGGGTATATAGTAATTGATGAACAACATAGATTTGGTGTACAACAACGCTTAGAGTTAATTAATAAAGCTTCAAGTCCAGATGTACTAGTAATGACTGCAACCCCGATCCCTCGGAGTCTTACTCTTACCATGTTTGGTGACATGGCTATTTCCAAATTAATGAACAAACCTAAAAACCGCTTGCCAATCATTACTAGTATAGTGCCAAAAGTTAAGTTACCTCTAATAATTACTAGCTTGGATAAAAAGCTTAAAGCTAAGGAAAAAATCTATTGGGTATGCCCCCTTATTGAACCTGCAATGGCAGAAGGAGCAGAAACTGAAAATAATAGAGAGCTTATTGATGTAAATACTCGTTTAGCCTACATTGACAATATATATCCTAATATTACTGCGGCAATCCATGGCAAAATGAAAAATGAGCAAAAAGATAGTATTATGCAGAAATTTCAACAAGACGATGTGCATATTTTAGTAGCCACTACTGTTATTGAAGTAGGAATAAATATTCCAGAAGCAACTTTAATCATTATAGAGAATGCCGAACAATTTGGCTTAGCACAACTGCATCAAATTAGAGGAAGGGTAGGACGCAGCCACCTCCAATCTCATTGTATTTTGCTCTATGACCCTAAAAGGCTCAGCAAGACCGCAAAATCCCGGTTTGAAATTATGCGCAATAGTAATGATGGATTTTATATTGCTGAACAAGATCTGCTTTTAAGAGGTAGCGGAGAAATTTTAGGTACCAAACAAAGTGGAGAAATAAGATTCTTTTTTGCCGATCTTACTCGAGACACCGACTTGTTAATTCAAGCAAATAAATTAGCATCAAATACCATTAACTCCGAGCTTACTTCTTTACAGATAAAATTATTTACTAAAACCGAGCTGCAGGAATTAAATTAG
- a CDS encoding FtsB family cell division protein, whose translation MKHLYFFMAIKSSKKIIFNIFLFLLLSYFIYHSIYGNRGIIAYFSLNHQLEKTYTALEIVRDERIELEHRVKLLRPELLDRDMLDQEARRVLGVAMPNEQVFIINSVETKNDPKEGTK comes from the coding sequence ATGAAGCATTTATATTTTTTTATGGCAATAAAAAGCTCAAAGAAAATTATTTTTAATATTTTTCTATTTTTATTATTGTCATATTTTATTTATCATTCTATTTATGGCAATCGAGGTATTATAGCTTATTTTTCATTAAACCACCAACTTGAAAAAACCTATACTGCCCTTGAAATTGTCAGAGATGAAAGGATTGAGCTAGAACATAGGGTGAAATTACTCAGGCCCGAATTACTAGACCGTGATATGCTAGATCAAGAAGCACGCAGAGTTCTAGGAGTAGCTATGCCAAATGAACAAGTTTTTATTATAAACTCTGTAGAAACAAAAAATGACCCTAAAGAAGGGACAAAGTAG
- a CDS encoding ribonuclease D, producing the protein MNIIVFSNDIPEDLDISGDIAIDTETMGLNLHRDRLCLLQMTNGNGNVYLINFIDRNYSAPNLKKLLLDPTREKIFHYARFDLAAIKKYLEIDLENIFCTKIASKLVRTYTDFHGLKELCRELLGIQLSKQQQSSYWGSKILKEEQKEYAAKDVVYLHQIRSILHQMLVAEARLDIAKHIFRFLPTRANLDLIGWNDIDILSY; encoded by the coding sequence ATAAATATTATAGTTTTTTCCAATGATATTCCTGAAGATCTAGATATTTCAGGTGATATTGCAATTGATACTGAAACAATGGGCTTAAATTTACATAGAGATAGATTATGCCTTTTACAGATGACTAATGGTAATGGCAATGTTTATCTAATAAATTTTATAGATAGAAATTACTCGGCGCCTAATTTAAAAAAGCTATTACTTGATCCAACTCGAGAAAAAATATTTCATTATGCTAGGTTTGATCTAGCCGCGATAAAAAAATATCTTGAAATAGATTTAGAAAATATTTTCTGTACAAAAATAGCCTCTAAATTAGTCCGTACCTATACTGATTTTCATGGACTTAAAGAGTTATGCCGTGAGCTACTTGGTATCCAGTTGTCGAAACAACAACAATCTTCCTATTGGGGCAGTAAGATATTAAAAGAAGAACAAAAAGAATATGCTGCCAAGGATGTGGTGTACTTACATCAAATACGTAGCATTTTACACCAAATGCTTGTAGCCGAAGCAAGGTTAGATATAGCTAAGCATATATTTAGATTTTTACCTACTAGAGCTAACTTAGATTTAATAGGGTGGAACGATATTGATATTTTATCTTACTAA